The following coding sequences lie in one Desulfobacteraceae bacterium genomic window:
- a CDS encoding DUF3141 domain-containing protein, with protein sequence MQNLPTTPLGWIQDAFPYAVDTLQRTILFWDVMRQRGNIYLSHLRRGQPPVLVFEYEGVLSGTELERPVNYSLIRILDRRSPQHPDRRQQAAPPAAALDRRDPAGDRRHKPQVAEKAPRATSRPIVIIDPRAGHGPGIGGSKQDSQIGMALDAGHPVYFMIFKTRPVPGQTLEDVRNAQIRFVEEVRRRHPDAPKPAVVGNCQGGWAAALVGAERPELIGPMVFNGSPLSYWGGVEGANPMRYLGGLLGGVWFNSLLSDLGNDIFDGANLVANFENLNPANTLWSKSYNLYAKIDTEVERYLTFEKWWGGFFLMTGQEIHTIVDGLFVGNKLERGEFELAPGKRIDLKANNQPVVVFASFGDNITPPQQAFNWIVRAYGSAGEIRRRRQVIVVHTHEDIGHLGIFVSARIARRDHKEIIASFTMLDYLPPGLYEMIIEDDPESPAEYQVRFVEKTTEDLLAIDDRPEEELAFYGVKRVSELNDALYRFALAPWVRLASSESSAEILRQLHPLRAQRWLFCDLNPWLIPVNMWASIIRNGNRQPAAETNVYRRMEKRVAENIENGLNFYRDMRDSLWEQLFRAIYENPWVKTTYPAPAADAEDGARRVEALRRRDADGLRQAMGKGGFREAAVRIVLALLLADFELQRTGYVMAGRLTRTNRRTRDISPGELRDLVQTQARILQTDTDAAIAALPRLLPSAQDRREALALLRAGIGMLGREPNAQEKVAVAKITAALSA encoded by the coding sequence ATGCAAAACCTACCCACAACCCCCCTCGGCTGGATTCAGGATGCCTTCCCCTACGCGGTGGACACCCTCCAGCGCACGATTCTCTTCTGGGACGTGATGCGCCAGCGGGGCAACATCTATTTGAGCCACCTGCGCCGGGGCCAGCCGCCGGTGCTGGTTTTCGAGTACGAAGGGGTCCTTTCCGGCACCGAACTGGAGCGGCCGGTGAACTACTCCCTGATCCGTATCCTGGACCGGCGCAGCCCGCAGCACCCGGATCGTCGCCAGCAAGCGGCGCCACCGGCCGCCGCGTTGGACCGCCGGGACCCCGCGGGCGACCGACGCCACAAACCCCAGGTGGCCGAAAAAGCCCCGCGGGCGACCAGTCGGCCGATCGTGATCATCGACCCCAGGGCCGGCCACGGCCCGGGGATCGGCGGCTCCAAGCAGGATTCCCAGATCGGCATGGCGCTGGACGCCGGACACCCGGTGTACTTCATGATCTTCAAAACCCGTCCGGTGCCGGGCCAGACCCTGGAGGATGTCCGCAACGCGCAGATCCGCTTCGTTGAAGAGGTCCGCCGGCGCCACCCCGACGCCCCCAAGCCGGCGGTGGTCGGCAACTGCCAGGGGGGCTGGGCGGCCGCCCTAGTGGGCGCGGAAAGGCCGGAGCTGATCGGCCCGATGGTCTTCAACGGCTCGCCGCTCTCCTACTGGGGCGGGGTGGAGGGCGCCAACCCGATGCGCTACCTGGGGGGGCTGCTGGGGGGGGTGTGGTTCAACTCCCTTTTGAGCGATCTGGGCAACGACATCTTCGACGGCGCCAACCTGGTGGCCAATTTCGAGAATCTCAACCCGGCCAACACCCTCTGGTCCAAGTCCTACAACCTGTATGCCAAGATCGACACCGAAGTCGAGCGCTACCTGACCTTCGAGAAATGGTGGGGCGGCTTTTTCCTGATGACCGGACAAGAGATCCACACCATCGTCGACGGCCTTTTCGTGGGCAACAAACTGGAGCGCGGCGAATTCGAACTGGCCCCGGGCAAGCGCATCGACCTCAAGGCCAACAACCAGCCGGTGGTGGTCTTCGCCTCCTTCGGCGACAACATCACCCCGCCCCAACAGGCATTCAACTGGATCGTGCGCGCCTACGGCAGCGCCGGCGAGATCCGGCGCCGGCGGCAGGTCATCGTGGTCCACACCCACGAAGATATCGGCCACCTGGGGATTTTCGTTTCCGCCAGGATCGCGCGCCGGGACCACAAGGAGATCATCGCGAGCTTCACCATGCTTGACTACCTGCCGCCGGGCCTCTACGAAATGATCATCGAGGACGACCCCGAAAGTCCCGCCGAATACCAGGTGCGCTTCGTGGAAAAAACCACCGAAGACCTCCTGGCCATCGACGACCGCCCCGAGGAGGAGCTGGCCTTTTACGGGGTCAAGAGGGTCTCGGAGCTAAACGACGCCCTCTACCGCTTCGCCCTGGCCCCCTGGGTGCGCTTGGCCAGCAGCGAATCCTCGGCCGAAATCCTGCGGCAGCTGCACCCGCTGCGGGCGCAGCGCTGGCTTTTTTGCGATCTCAACCCCTGGCTGATCCCGGTCAACATGTGGGCGTCGATCATCCGCAACGGCAATCGCCAACCGGCGGCAGAGACCAACGTCTATCGCCGCATGGAAAAGCGCGTCGCGGAGAACATCGAAAACGGCCTCAATTTTTACCGGGATATGCGGGACAGCCTCTGGGAGCAGCTTTTTCGGGCGATCTACGAGAACCCGTGGGTGAAGACCACTTATCCAGCCCCGGCAGCGGACGCCGAGGACGGCGCCCGGCGCGTCGAGGCCCTGCGCCGGCGGGATGCCGATGGTCTGCGGCAGGCGATGGGCAAGGGGGGATTCCGGGAGGCCGCCGTGCGCATCGTACTGGCCCTGCTGCTGGCGGATTTCGAACTGCAGCGCACGGGCTACGTCATGGCGGGCCGGCTGACCCGGACGAACCGGCGCACCCGGGATATCAGCCCGGGCGAGCTGCGGGACCTGGTCCAGACCCAGGCGCGCATCCTGCAAACCGACACCGACGCGGCCATCGCCGCCCTGCCCCGGCTGCTGCCCAGCGCCCAAGACCGCCGCGAGGCCCTAGCGCTCTTGCGGGCAGGGATCGGGATGCTCGGCCGCGAACCCAATGCCCAGGAAAAGGTCGCCGTGGCCAAGATAACCGCCGCGCTATCGGCCTGA
- a CDS encoding YdcF family protein — MDLYLLKKIITPFVLLPGLFVLLFLLAGLRSLWRGRPGRGLALALIAAALWIPAIPPMADKLLRPLEAGLTIPENPEGDVIIMMGGAVYEGSPDLSGIGIPSEGTWARIVTVVRLQRRLGVAVILSGGQVHPAQAPMGPIYRRLLTDLGVPREMILVEGESRDTLENAAFSKALCQAQGFRRPIVVTSALHVRRTRLSFEKAGLAALFFPTGFRTWENKTYSWPAYLPQSYDPISDALHEYLGLLAYRFLY; from the coding sequence ATGGACCTCTACCTTCTGAAAAAAATCATCACGCCGTTTGTGCTGCTGCCGGGTCTCTTCGTTCTCCTCTTCCTTCTTGCCGGCCTGCGCAGCCTTTGGCGCGGCCGCCCGGGGCGCGGGCTGGCGCTTGCGCTGATTGCGGCCGCGCTTTGGATCCCGGCGATCCCGCCGATGGCCGACAAACTGCTGCGCCCGCTGGAGGCCGGCTTGACGATACCCGAGAATCCCGAGGGCGATGTGATCATCATGATGGGGGGTGCGGTTTACGAAGGATCGCCGGATCTGAGCGGGATCGGCATCCCTTCCGAAGGCACCTGGGCGCGGATCGTCACGGTGGTCCGGCTGCAGCGGCGGCTGGGGGTTGCGGTGATACTGAGCGGCGGCCAGGTCCATCCCGCGCAGGCGCCCATGGGGCCTATCTACCGCCGCTTGCTGACGGACCTGGGTGTGCCGCGGGAGATGATCCTGGTGGAGGGCGAAAGCCGGGACACCCTTGAAAACGCAGCGTTCTCCAAGGCGCTCTGCCAGGCCCAGGGGTTCCGGCGGCCGATCGTGGTGACCTCCGCGCTGCACGTCCGGCGCACGCGGCTGAGCTTTGAAAAGGCCGGGCTGGCGGCCCTCTTTTTCCCCACCGGTTTCCGCACCTGGGAAAATAAAACTTACAGCTGGCCGGCTTATCTGCCCCAGAGCTACGACCCGATCTCAGATGCCCTGCACGAATATCTCGGGCTTTTGGCATATCGCTTTCTGTATTGA
- a CDS encoding AEC family transporter, translating into MIVLDSLLPVFALILLGNRLKHHRLTDDTFLKTSDRLVYFIFFPAMLFWKIGGGGSTLAVDWRFCGTALLAVATACLASICYALVFKLPAFQVGTFCQSCYRFNTYIGMAIVLTALGEEGAQHFGVLVGLAIPPINVLAVSTLIWFSDQPYSGRQRAWITFTALVSNPLILGCLAGILYARLNLGFPAFLDNTLRLTSLLTLPLALLSIGGSLTLGQLRGNLSLCLVGAGFKLLLLPLAGFFLFRWLGVGRLAFQVGMIFCALPTSTAIYVLSSQLKSDTELASASIVVSTVLSFLSLSVALLLPTIF; encoded by the coding sequence ATGATCGTGTTGGACAGCCTCTTGCCGGTTTTTGCCCTGATCTTGCTGGGAAACCGGCTCAAGCACCACCGGCTGACCGATGACACCTTCCTCAAGACCTCCGACCGGCTGGTTTACTTCATCTTCTTTCCGGCCATGCTCTTCTGGAAGATCGGCGGGGGCGGCAGCACCCTGGCCGTCGACTGGCGCTTCTGCGGGACGGCCCTGCTGGCCGTGGCGACGGCCTGCCTGGCCAGCATCTGCTACGCCCTGGTTTTCAAGCTGCCGGCCTTCCAGGTGGGCACCTTTTGCCAGAGCTGCTATCGCTTCAACACCTATATCGGCATGGCCATTGTGCTGACTGCCCTGGGCGAGGAAGGAGCGCAGCATTTCGGGGTTCTGGTCGGTCTCGCCATCCCGCCCATCAACGTGCTGGCCGTTTCCACCCTGATCTGGTTTTCGGACCAGCCGTATTCCGGGCGCCAGCGGGCGTGGATCACCTTCACGGCGCTGGTTTCAAATCCCCTGATTCTGGGTTGCCTGGCGGGGATCCTATACGCGCGCTTAAACCTGGGGTTTCCAGCCTTTCTGGACAACACCCTGCGGCTGACCTCGCTGCTGACCCTGCCCCTGGCGCTGCTGTCAATCGGCGGCAGCCTGACCCTCGGGCAGTTGCGCGGCAATCTCAGCCTGTGTTTGGTGGGGGCGGGTTTCAAACTGCTGCTGCTGCCCCTGGCGGGTTTTTTTCTCTTTCGCTGGCTGGGCGTCGGCCGGCTGGCGTTTCAAGTGGGCATGATCTTCTGCGCCCTGCCCACCTCAACGGCCATTTACGTGCTCTCCTCGCAGCTCAAAAGCGACACCGAACTGGCCTCGGCCTCGATCGTGGTCTCGACGGTGCTCTCTTTTCTATCCCTTTCCGTCGCTTTGCTGCTGCCGACAATTTTCTGA